The Malus domestica chromosome 06, GDT2T_hap1 genome has a segment encoding these proteins:
- the LOC114825670 gene encoding protein ROH1A-like, producing MGATDNQGSFLNRISIRRNQVVSMDGNHEQELEDLEHFQKDVADRFSDLLSPPEDYPSGPILSIAWVRKLLDVFLCCEAEFKAVLLMGRDPSQITKAPLDRLVPEFLDRVVKALDICNAVSHGIESVRHFQKLAEIAVSALEQRPLGDGQVRRAKRALLSLVTAMAVEDKEGGANKATERSWSFGRRQGVSAPSKDRAVGHFRALSWGMSKGWSAAKQIQAISSNLVAPKGNEASGLAQPVYIMSAIMLSVMWMLVTAIPCQERTGLITHFPVPRNLSWAQSMISLQEKIAEEWKKKEKKGSAGLLEEMQRMEKLGQSLIEFADSFQFPAEAEKLEEVAAQVAELAENCRRMEEGLVPLQLQIRELFHRVVRSRTEVLEVLDQGGKHSAPIM from the coding sequence ATGGGCGCAACAGATAATCAGGGTTCGTTTCTGAACCGAATCAGCATCCGAAGAAACCAGGTGGTGTCCATGGACGGAAACCACGAACAGGAGCTCGAAGACCTTGAACACTTCCAAAAGGACGTCGCGGATCGCTTCTCCGATCTCCTATCTCCGCCGGAGGACTACCCTTCCGGCCCGATTTTATCAATCGCTTGGGTCCGGAAGCTCCTCGACGTCTTCCTTTGCTGTGAGGCTGAGTTCAAAGCCGTTCTGTTGATGGGTCGAGACCCATCACAGATTACCAAGGCCCCGCTCGACCGGCTCGTCCCCGAGTTTTTGGACCGCGTTGTCAAAGCACTGGACATTTGCAACGCGGTCTCACACGGAATCGAGTCGGTCAGGCATTTTCAGAAGCTGGCTGAGATTGCGGTCTCAGCTTTGGAACAGAGGCCACTTGGTGACGGCCAGGTGCGAAGAGCGAAAAGGGCGTTGCTTTCTCTGGTGACGGCGATGGCGGTGGAGGACAAGGAAGGAGGAGCAAACAAAGCAACCGAGAGATCTTGGTCTTTCGGTCGCAGACAGGGTGTTTCCGCCCCAAGTAAAGACCGAGCTGTCGGGCATTTTCGGGCCTTGTCGTGGGGAATGTCGAAAGGCTGGTCGGCAGCAAAGCAAATTCAAGCGATATCGAGCAATTTGGTGGCACCGAAAGGCAATGAGGCCTCTGGGTTGGCTCAGCCGGTGTATATAATGAGTGCGATCATGTTGTCTGTGATGTGGATGTTGGTGACGGCGATTCCGTGCCAAGAGAGAACCGGGTTGATAACTCACTTTCCGGTCCCGAGGAATTTGTCCTGGGCGCAGTCCATGATCAGCCTTCAGGAGAAGATCGCCGAGGagtggaagaagaaagagaagaaggggTCGGCAGGATTGCTTGAGGAGATGCAGAGGATGGAGAAATTGGGGCAGTCTTTGATTGAATTTGCAGACTCGTTTCAGTTCCCCGCGGAGGCGGAGAAGCTGGAGGAGGTGGCGGCGCAGGTGGCAGAGCTGGCGGAGAATTGTAGGAGGATGGAGGAGGGTTTGGTGCCTTTGCAGCTGCAGATCAGAGAGTTGTTTCATAGGGTGGTGAGGAGCAGGACCGAGGTGCTTGAGGTGTTGGACCAAGGCGGGAAACACTCTGCGCCCATCATGTAA
- the LOC114825532 gene encoding transcription factor MYB30-like: MGHHYCCKQRKVKRGLWSPEEDEKLVRHITTYGHGCWRKVPEQAGLQRCGKSCRLRWLNYLRPDIKRGGFTPEEEKLIIRLHGVVGNRWTHIAKCLPGRTDNEIKNYWNSWIKKKLEKPSSPPTTSPSNLDHQHNYQMGCSYPNQQVFMNQNFITKPTAARDQILYPSPYPLFMFDTVSLDETTNNNTNVRSADQHFPLARSNNSNNNGTWILDQQQQHQVQAFPSSTAPFTNNNMDAQFLPSLLGSSIGNNNMVPVEVGSCSNIDDEEEISMECLQSTTQELNALVHSRQAQQCSSNNFHFWDSVEGPSSSNLRSANTLSSFPSYL, translated from the exons ATGGGTCACCACTATTGCTGCaaacaaagaaaggttaagaGAGGGCTTTGGTCCCCTGAGGAAGATGAAAAGCTCGTTAGACACATCACCACATATGGTCATGGCTGTTGGAGAAAAGTTCCTGAGCAAGCTG GGCTTCAAAGGTGCGGTAAGAGCTGCCGCTTGAGATGGCTCAATTACTTGAGACCTGATATCAAAAGAGGAGGGTTTACACCAGAGGAGGAGAAATTGATTATTAGACTTCATGGGGTTGTAGGAAACAG ATGGACGCATATAGCAAAATGCCTACCCGGAAGAACCGACAATGAGATAAAGAACTACTGGAATTCATGGATTAAAAAGAAGCTAGAAAAGCCTTCTTCACCACCAACCACATCTCCTTCAAATCTTGATCATCAGCACAATTATCAAATGGGTTGCAGTTATCCAAACCAACAAGTTTTTATGAACcaaaattttattacaaaaccTACAGCAGCTAGGGATCAAATCCTATACCCTTCTCCATACCCTCTATTCATGTTTGACACTGTTTCACTTGATGAGACTACCAACAACAACACTAATGTACGATCAGCCGATCAGCATTTTCCACTTGCCAGGTCGAATAATTCGAACAACAACGGAACATGGATTTTGGATCAGCAGCAACAGCATCAAGTTCAAGCCTTTCCTTCTTCTACAGCACCATTTACAAACAATAATATGGATGCACAGTTTCTACCATCCCTCCTAGGGTCAAGCATTGGAAACAATAACATGGTTCCTGTTGAAGTGGGGTCATGTAGCAATATTGATGATGAAGAAGAGATTTCAATGGAGTGCTTGCAAAGTACTACACAGGAGCTGAATGCATTGGTACATTCCCGCCAGGCTCAACAGTGTTCATcaaataactttcatttttggGACAGTGTTGAAGGACCATCTTCATCTAATTTGAGATCAGCTAATACATTGTCTTCTTTCCCATCATATCTATAA